One part of the Acinetobacter sp. XS-4 genome encodes these proteins:
- the argC gene encoding N-acetyl-gamma-glutamyl-phosphate reductase yields the protein MHVISVGIVGGTGYTGVELLRILLRHPKAQVRVLTSRTEAGKPVADMFPNLRGHTDLQFSDLNIDDLKKCDVVFFATPHGVAMQHAKELIAAGTKVIDLAADFRLQNLEQFEKWYGMEHACPDVLENSVYGLAELNRGKIKQAQVIGNPGCYPTTVQLGLAPLLKSAQALIETKNIIIDAKSGVSGAGRKASLGMIYSENADNFKAYGVAGHRHHPEIVEALENISGQKGGFDGLLFVPHLVPMIRGMLSTIYVDLTETGKQTDIQALYEHFYANEKFVDVMPANSSPETRSVRGANELRIALYKPQPNKLIILAVQDNLVKGASGQAVQNMNLMFGFDEDEGLQGIGLLP from the coding sequence ATGCACGTGATTTCTGTCGGAATTGTTGGTGGAACGGGTTATACAGGCGTTGAACTATTACGTATTTTATTACGACATCCTAAAGCGCAGGTTCGAGTTCTTACTTCACGTACAGAAGCGGGCAAACCAGTTGCAGATATGTTCCCTAATTTACGTGGACATACTGATCTTCAATTTTCAGATTTAAATATTGATGATTTAAAAAAATGTGACGTTGTATTTTTTGCTACACCTCATGGTGTTGCGATGCAGCATGCAAAAGAATTGATTGCGGCTGGTACTAAAGTTATTGATTTGGCTGCTGATTTTCGTTTGCAAAACCTTGAACAGTTTGAGAAGTGGTATGGCATGGAGCATGCTTGCCCAGACGTTTTAGAAAACTCAGTATATGGTTTGGCTGAATTAAACCGCGGAAAAATTAAACAGGCGCAAGTTATTGGTAACCCTGGTTGCTACCCGACTACAGTTCAATTAGGTTTGGCGCCACTTTTGAAATCAGCACAAGCATTGATTGAAACAAAAAATATTATTATTGATGCGAAGTCAGGTGTTTCTGGTGCTGGTCGTAAAGCAAGCTTAGGTATGATCTATAGTGAAAATGCTGATAATTTCAAGGCTTATGGCGTTGCGGGCCATCGTCACCATCCAGAAATCGTTGAAGCATTAGAAAATATTTCTGGGCAAAAAGGTGGTTTTGATGGGCTTTTGTTTGTTCCTCATTTAGTTCCAATGATTCGCGGTATGCTCAGCACAATTTATGTCGATTTGACAGAAACTGGAAAACAAACTGATATTCAGGCATTGTATGAGCACTTTTATGCAAATGAAAAATTTGTTGATGTGATGCCTGCTAACAGTTCGCCTGAAACACGTAGTGTACGCGGTGCGAATGAGCTTCGTATTGCTTTATATAAGCCGCAGCCGAATAAACTTATTATTCTTGCGGTACAAGATAACCTTGTGAAGGGTGCATCTGGTCAAGCTGTACAAAATATGAACCTTATGTTCGGCTTTGATGAAGATGAAGGCTTACAAGGGATTGGTTTATTACCATAA
- a CDS encoding DUF6776 family protein: protein MTMQNSGQTTSAESSLQKKNFLNTNKPLFIGAAILMSGCLALGYTIGHRQGLTVVGYDADAEQLVEVVQKQKTALDAVNKSLNAAVQERDVAVTNANDLFEALNQANADKTQQEGMSNIYRDILRQRGGLSLTIQNLAIKPLPENAYEYQLDLVQVSPSKRRASGSIEIRLIKDTEVLVVPLEAKSFNFTDFERLTGRWTMPKGFTPQFIEVRLTGGSDTPVIKRFSWQRGKPVETSSAFVAEIPQAEANSQ from the coding sequence ATGACGATGCAAAACTCTGGACAGACGACTTCGGCAGAAAGTTCGTTGCAAAAGAAAAATTTTTTAAATACCAATAAGCCTTTGTTTATTGGTGCGGCTATTTTAATGAGTGGTTGTCTTGCGCTCGGCTATACAATTGGGCACCGTCAAGGTCTGACTGTTGTAGGTTACGATGCAGATGCAGAGCAATTGGTTGAAGTGGTGCAAAAACAGAAAACAGCTTTAGATGCGGTTAATAAAAGCCTGAACGCTGCGGTACAAGAGCGTGATGTTGCTGTAACAAATGCAAATGATCTGTTTGAAGCTCTTAATCAAGCTAATGCTGATAAAACGCAGCAAGAAGGTATGAGTAATATCTACCGTGATATCTTGAGGCAGCGTGGTGGTTTAAGCTTGACCATTCAAAATTTGGCGATCAAACCTCTACCTGAAAATGCTTATGAATATCAGTTGGATCTTGTGCAGGTGAGCCCAAGTAAGCGCCGTGCTTCAGGATCAATTGAGATAAGACTCATTAAAGATACAGAAGTTTTAGTTGTACCACTTGAAGCTAAAAGTTTTAACTTTACTGACTTCGAGCGCTTAACAGGTCGTTGGACGATGCCTAAAGGTTTTACACCTCAATTTATTGAGGTACGTTTAACAGGCGGCTCTGATACACCAGTTATTAAACGTTTTAGTTGGCAGCGCGGTAAACCTGTCGAAACATCTTCTGCTTTCGTGGCAGAAATTCCTCAAGCTGAAGCAAATTCACAATAG
- the clpS gene encoding ATP-dependent Clp protease adapter ClpS, whose protein sequence is MRTNKRQTNLKDIKASFQQSGYVDWHFHPRLSDSQNEDHDGEVVVQTAPPELKRPPLYAVLLMNDDYTPMDFVIEILQQYFAMNLDQATQVMLTVHYEGKGIAGVYPRDIAETKANLVNNYARSQGHPLLCQIEPKA, encoded by the coding sequence ATGCGAACAAATAAGCGTCAAACAAACTTAAAAGATATCAAGGCTTCTTTTCAGCAGTCTGGTTATGTCGATTGGCACTTCCATCCACGCTTAAGTGATTCGCAAAACGAAGATCATGACGGAGAGGTTGTTGTACAAACAGCACCTCCAGAACTCAAGCGTCCACCGTTATATGCAGTCTTATTAATGAATGACGATTACACGCCAATGGACTTTGTAATTGAAATTTTACAACAATACTTTGCAATGAATCTTGACCAAGCAACTCAAGTAATGCTAACAGTACACTATGAAGGTAAAGGTATTGCTGGGGTATATCCAAGAGACATCGCGGAAACCAAAGCAAACCTTGTTAATAATTACGCTCGATCGCAAGGTCATCCATTACTTTGCCAGATTGAGCCTAAAGCATAA
- the clpA gene encoding ATP-dependent Clp protease ATP-binding subunit ClpA, producing the protein MLSRQLEVSLRLAVSMARQKRHEFLTVEHLLLALLDNDSAVNALKACGADIVSLRKELEEYVEQHTPKLGENSEQAPHPTESFDRILQRAIFHVQSSGGDRTVEGADVLVAMYSERDSFAVYLLKRHQINRLTLTQYLSHGTRKDEVQVEEEVEDIEGETSTGNAGPLELYTLNLNVEAQKGKTDPLIGREKEIERTAQILCRRRKNNPLLVGDPGVGKTSIAEGLAWLIVNGKAPKPLSQAEVYSLDIGALVAGTKYRGDFEKRLKQLLNALKKNPNAILFIDEIHMIIGAGSSMGSTMDASNLIKPALANGTLRCIGSTTFQEYRQVFEKDHALSRRFQKIDVNEPSIAETIDILRGLKSKFEDFHHVQYDDKALVSAVELSAKFINDRFLPDKAIDVIDEAGAQRRLKAESDDSLITVENIEDIVSKIARIPPKTVSKDDKSVLENLERDLKRVVFGQDEAITALGSAIKLSRAGLKSPDKPVGSFVFAGPTGVGKTEVTKQLAKLLGVELVRFDMSEYMERHAVSRLIGAPPGYVGYDQGGLLTDAIHKNPHCVLLLDEIEKAHPDVFNLLLQIMDHGALTDNNGRKSDFRNVIIVLTTNIGAESISRASIGFTEQDHSSDNQEAMKRAFSPEFRNRLDSVIQFKSLPTTVIESVVDKFLTELQAQLDDKQVVLDVDQSARDWLATNGYDRLMGARPMQRLIQEHLKKPLAEMILFGELADHGGNVAVSVKNEDGKAVGLKLEVFEDHHTAEPA; encoded by the coding sequence ATGCTCAGTCGTCAATTAGAAGTATCATTACGTTTGGCTGTTAGCATGGCTCGTCAAAAGAGACATGAGTTTCTTACAGTTGAACATTTATTATTAGCACTACTCGACAACGATTCGGCTGTAAATGCTTTAAAAGCATGTGGGGCTGATATAGTTTCTTTACGTAAAGAATTAGAAGAATATGTAGAACAACATACTCCTAAGCTTGGCGAAAATAGCGAGCAAGCGCCTCATCCAACAGAAAGTTTCGACCGCATTTTGCAACGTGCTATTTTCCACGTGCAATCAAGTGGTGGCGATCGTACTGTTGAAGGTGCGGATGTTTTGGTTGCAATGTATTCAGAGCGTGATTCTTTTGCCGTGTATTTGCTTAAACGTCATCAAATCAATCGATTGACATTGACTCAATACTTGTCTCATGGGACACGTAAAGATGAAGTGCAAGTTGAAGAAGAAGTTGAAGATATTGAAGGTGAAACGAGTACGGGCAATGCAGGACCATTAGAGCTTTATACGCTGAACTTAAATGTTGAAGCGCAAAAAGGCAAAACTGATCCACTTATTGGTCGTGAAAAAGAAATTGAGCGTACAGCGCAAATTCTTTGCCGCCGTCGCAAAAATAACCCATTACTTGTAGGTGATCCGGGCGTTGGTAAAACCTCGATTGCTGAAGGTTTGGCATGGTTAATTGTGAATGGCAAGGCGCCTAAACCTTTAAGTCAGGCTGAAGTCTATAGCTTAGATATTGGTGCATTAGTTGCTGGCACCAAATATCGTGGTGATTTTGAAAAACGTTTAAAACAATTGCTTAATGCTTTGAAGAAAAATCCAAATGCGATTTTATTCATTGATGAAATTCATATGATCATTGGTGCAGGCTCAAGTATGGGCAGCACAATGGATGCTTCGAATTTGATCAAACCGGCTTTGGCTAATGGTACTTTACGTTGTATCGGTTCAACGACGTTCCAAGAATATCGTCAGGTTTTTGAAAAAGATCATGCGTTATCACGTCGTTTCCAGAAAATTGACGTCAATGAGCCAAGTATTGCTGAAACAATTGATATTTTGCGTGGCTTGAAATCTAAATTTGAAGATTTCCACCACGTACAATATGACGATAAGGCATTGGTATCAGCTGTAGAGCTTTCTGCTAAATTCATTAATGATCGTTTCTTGCCAGATAAGGCAATTGATGTGATTGACGAAGCTGGTGCTCAGCGTCGTTTGAAAGCTGAAAGCGATGATAGTTTGATTACGGTAGAGAATATCGAAGATATCGTTTCTAAGATTGCTCGTATTCCGCCTAAAACTGTTTCTAAAGACGATAAGTCAGTGCTTGAAAATCTTGAGCGTGATTTAAAACGCGTTGTGTTTGGTCAAGACGAGGCGATTACCGCTTTAGGCTCAGCGATCAAGTTGTCTCGTGCTGGGTTGAAATCACCAGATAAGCCAGTGGGTAGTTTTGTTTTTGCTGGACCAACAGGTGTCGGTAAAACCGAAGTGACTAAGCAACTTGCGAAGCTGTTAGGTGTTGAGCTTGTGCGTTTCGATATGTCTGAATATATGGAACGCCATGCAGTTTCACGTTTGATTGGTGCACCTCCGGGTTATGTGGGTTATGACCAAGGTGGGCTGTTAACTGATGCAATCCATAAGAACCCGCACTGTGTTTTATTGCTAGATGAAATTGAGAAAGCACATCCTGATGTATTTAATCTATTGCTACAAATCATGGATCATGGTGCTTTAACGGATAACAACGGACGTAAGTCAGACTTTAGAAACGTTATTATTGTCCTGACTACGAATATTGGAGCAGAAAGTATTTCTCGCGCGAGTATTGGTTTTACTGAACAAGATCATAGTTCTGATAACCAAGAAGCAATGAAGCGTGCTTTCTCACCAGAGTTTCGTAACCGTCTAGATAGTGTTATTCAATTCAAGTCATTACCAACAACTGTGATTGAGTCTGTGGTTGATAAATTCTTAACAGAATTACAAGCACAACTAGATGACAAACAAGTTGTACTTGATGTCGATCAAAGTGCTCGTGATTGGTTGGCAACAAATGGTTATGACCGCTTGATGGGTGCTCGACCAATGCAACGCCTCATTCAAGAACACTTGAAGAAACCACTAGCTGAAATGATTCTGTTTGGCGAACTTGCAGATCATGGTGGTAATGTGGCTGTATCAGTGAAAAATGAAGATGGTAAAGCTGTCGGCTTAAAACTCGAAGTTTTTGAAGATCATCATACGGCAGAACCAGCGTAA
- a CDS encoding YnfA family protein, which yields MLIDSLAITRILSVFGLFIITAIAEILGCYFPYLILREGKSAWLWLPTALSLAIFVWLLTLHPAASGRIYAAYGGIYIFTALMWLRFVDQVGLTRWDILGGLIVLCGAGLIILQPQGLIR from the coding sequence ATGTTAATTGATAGTCTTGCTATAACTCGAATACTGAGTGTATTCGGGTTATTTATTATCACAGCAATTGCTGAAATTCTTGGTTGTTATTTCCCTTATCTGATTTTAAGAGAAGGCAAGTCTGCTTGGCTGTGGCTACCTACAGCTTTGAGCTTGGCTATCTTTGTCTGGCTGCTAACTCTGCATCCAGCGGCTTCTGGGCGCATTTATGCTGCATATGGCGGCATTTATATTTTTACTGCTCTTATGTGGTTGCGCTTTGTGGATCAGGTTGGATTAACAAGATGGGATATATTGGGTGGTCTAATCGTGCTTTGTGGAGCTGGCTTAATTATTTTACAACCACAAGGGCTGATTCGTTAA
- a CDS encoding 3-deoxy-7-phosphoheptulonate synthase: MNALNTLLTQSNTKETPVSLPVQLKAKYPLAHSFVRQIAEHRQTIQNILIGKDPRLMVITGPCSIHDPVAVLEYAERLQKLQEKVKDQIFIVMRAYIEKPRTTVGWKGFMYDPNLDGSSNLQLGLEKSRELYLQIIEKGLPIASEILSPMATGYFDDLLAWGAIGARTSESQIHREISSHMPYSIGFKNGTDGSIQIALDAIQSAQNEHQFLGMNQQGLPSVIQSDGNPLPHLILRGANHGPNYDLASIQAIREKHKQNLPALVIDCSHGNSSKDPLRQPEVLQQIVAERLKTQVKGVMIESHLVDGSQKISCDMTYGQSVTDGCLGWEKTEQLLLSVSEQLKEKELAHSA, translated from the coding sequence ATGAATGCCCTAAATACTTTATTGACACAAAGCAATACAAAAGAAACACCAGTTAGTTTACCTGTCCAGTTAAAAGCAAAATATCCGCTTGCACACTCTTTCGTGCGTCAAATTGCCGAACATCGCCAAACTATTCAAAATATTCTTATCGGCAAAGATCCTCGGTTAATGGTAATTACAGGGCCTTGTTCAATTCATGATCCGGTTGCAGTGCTTGAATACGCTGAAAGATTGCAAAAATTACAAGAAAAAGTAAAAGATCAGATTTTTATCGTGATGCGTGCATATATTGAAAAACCTCGTACAACTGTGGGTTGGAAAGGTTTTATGTACGATCCAAATTTAGATGGCTCATCAAATTTACAACTTGGTTTAGAAAAGTCTCGTGAACTTTACCTGCAAATTATTGAAAAAGGTTTGCCAATTGCGAGTGAAATTTTAAGTCCAATGGCGACTGGTTACTTTGATGATTTATTGGCTTGGGGTGCAATTGGTGCTCGTACAAGTGAATCTCAGATTCACCGCGAAATCTCAAGCCACATGCCATACAGCATTGGTTTCAAGAATGGTACTGATGGTTCAATTCAGATTGCATTAGATGCGATTCAGTCAGCACAAAATGAGCATCAATTTTTAGGAATGAACCAACAAGGCTTGCCTTCAGTGATTCAGAGTGATGGCAATCCATTACCACACTTGATTTTGCGTGGAGCAAATCATGGGCCAAATTACGATTTAGCTTCAATTCAGGCGATACGAGAAAAACACAAACAAAATCTTCCTGCATTAGTCATTGACTGTAGTCATGGCAATAGCAGTAAAGATCCGTTGCGTCAGCCAGAAGTTTTACAGCAAATCGTTGCTGAACGTTTAAAAACACAAGTAAAGGGTGTCATGATTGAAAGTCATTTAGTTGATGGTAGCCAAAAAATTTCTTGTGATATGACTTATGGGCAGTCCGTAACTGATGGTTGTTTAGGATGGGAAAAAACAGAGCAACTTTTGTTAAGTGTTTCTGAGCAATTAAAGGAGAAAGAGTTAGCTCATTCTGCTTAA
- a CDS encoding alpha/beta hydrolase gives MPYYTMPDRENLFVRRVGRGEPVLVLSGLGMQSWQWLPFIYANRKEYEFIIPDWRGFGGSKNCAIPEQDAISSHWQDVAHLIEQLKLDNFILMGYSMGATTAMHGMKHAHLAQQLKAYLHIDQTPKISVDSTWEYGLFGPLHPQFKQLLNDIYQLLLKHKNAKYLYELALPDRQELVRLWVDFIELQSSNPFSPLVFKTALKQPFLQKYLLPIQRLDYLFWYVENYLYHNEDYREAIQQLQCPTTFFIGRNSTLYPETGQTLIAHSVEHAKAIYFERSGHTPLLTEPKKFGHEITTFLSELKHAS, from the coding sequence ATGCCATATTACACCATGCCCGATCGGGAAAACTTATTTGTACGTCGTGTTGGTCGTGGTGAACCAGTTTTGGTTTTATCTGGTCTTGGCATGCAAAGCTGGCAATGGCTCCCTTTTATTTATGCAAACCGTAAAGAATATGAGTTTATTATTCCTGACTGGCGTGGTTTTGGGGGTTCAAAGAACTGTGCAATCCCTGAACAAGATGCAATTTCTAGCCACTGGCAAGATGTCGCCCATTTAATAGAACAATTAAAACTCGATAACTTTATCTTGATGGGTTATTCAATGGGTGCCACGACAGCCATGCATGGTATGAAACATGCTCATCTGGCTCAGCAGTTAAAAGCCTATTTACATATCGATCAAACACCAAAAATATCTGTCGATTCAACATGGGAATATGGTCTCTTCGGCCCTCTGCACCCCCAGTTCAAACAATTATTAAATGATATCTATCAATTATTATTAAAGCACAAAAATGCTAAATATCTTTATGAATTAGCACTTCCAGATCGACAAGAACTAGTTCGTCTTTGGGTAGATTTTATTGAGTTACAAAGTAGCAATCCATTTAGCCCATTAGTTTTTAAAACAGCGCTCAAACAACCTTTTCTACAAAAATATTTATTACCAATTCAACGTCTAGATTATTTATTTTGGTATGTCGAAAATTATCTTTATCACAATGAAGATTATCGTGAAGCCATTCAACAATTACAATGCCCAACAACCTTCTTTATTGGTCGGAATTCAACACTTTATCCAGAAACTGGACAGACACTTATTGCACATAGTGTTGAACATGCAAAAGCAATATATTTTGAGCGCTCAGGCCATACACCTTTATTAACCGAACCGAAAAAATTTGGGCATGAAATCACTACATTCTTATCAGAACTAAAACATGCTTCTTAA
- a CDS encoding PadR family transcriptional regulator — MSLPHVLLTSLLERPSTGFELARRFDRSIGFFWNATHQQIYRELNHMLKKGWVSTLENEMENSRKKTYQVEQLGRIELASWMTQQSEPAQLRDDLMVRLRAEAQLSNNQILPELLRHLGLHQEKLKLYQSIYDKDFKDNDDLDNRVLYIHKMILELGITMESEWIKWLEQVIPQLKRFAQDSVAGE, encoded by the coding sequence ATGTCACTTCCTCATGTTTTATTAACCAGTTTGCTTGAACGACCAAGTACAGGGTTCGAACTTGCCCGCCGGTTTGATCGTTCAATCGGTTTTTTCTGGAATGCTACCCATCAGCAAATTTATCGTGAACTCAATCACATGCTTAAAAAAGGTTGGGTTTCAACGCTAGAAAATGAAATGGAAAATAGTCGAAAAAAGACCTATCAAGTTGAACAGTTGGGGCGTATTGAACTAGCTTCATGGATGACACAACAAAGTGAACCCGCGCAGCTTCGTGATGATTTAATGGTTAGATTGCGTGCTGAAGCACAATTGAGCAATAATCAGATATTACCTGAGCTGTTAAGACATCTTGGTTTACATCAAGAGAAACTGAAACTTTATCAAAGTATTTATGATAAGGATTTTAAAGATAACGATGATCTAGATAACCGTGTGCTATACATTCACAAAATGATCTTAGAACTTGGGATTACGATGGAAAGTGAATGGATCAAATGGTTGGAACAAGTCATCCCTCAATTAAAACGCTTTGCTCAAGATAGCGTAGCTGGAGAATAG
- a CDS encoding NADPH-dependent 2,4-dienoyl-CoA reductase produces the protein MSAYPHLLKPLDLGFTTLKNRVLMGSMHIGLEEAPQGYERMAAFYAERAKGDVGLIVTGGVSPNDDGVVFSHGTKLDTVEEAEKHKVITQAVHEAGGKIAMQILHTGRYSYQANNVAPSAIQAPINPIKPKALSSAEVQQTIDDFANCAKLAQYAGYDGVEIMGSEGYLINEFIAARTNHRDDEWGGSYENRIRFPIEIVKRTRALVGENFIIIYRLSMLDLVEGGSSIEEVIQLAKEIEKAGATIINTGIGWHEARIPTIATKVPRAAFTWVTEKLKGEVSIPLVTSNRINTPEMAEHVLASGHADMVSMARPMLADAEFVLKASEGRSDEINTCIGCNQACLDHIFSMKIATCLVNPRACYETELIFKDAQVQKNIAVIGAGPAGLSFAVYAADRGHQVKVFEASHQIGGQFNIAKTVPGKEEFYETLRYFGRQIELRPNIELILNHKATYEELSQANFDEIVVATGVTPRQLQFEGIDHPKVLSYLQVLKERVPVGQRVAIIGAGGIGFDTAEYLTHEGESGSLNPEKFYEEWGIDTQYEHVGGLKQPKVETSEREIYLLQRKTAVVGAGLGKTTGWIHRAGLKNRQVKMLAGVQYDKVDDQGLHITIDGQPSVLEVDHVVICAGQESFTAMYDQLKTDGKNVHLIGGAKEAGELDAKRAIRQGAELAAVL, from the coding sequence ATGTCAGCTTATCCGCATTTATTGAAGCCACTTGATTTAGGCTTTACTACTTTAAAAAACCGTGTGCTTATGGGGTCTATGCATATTGGTTTAGAAGAAGCACCACAGGGATATGAGCGCATGGCTGCGTTTTATGCTGAGCGTGCAAAAGGTGATGTGGGTTTAATTGTAACTGGCGGTGTTTCTCCGAATGATGATGGTGTTGTATTTAGCCATGGTACGAAGTTGGATACAGTTGAAGAAGCTGAAAAACATAAAGTGATTACCCAAGCTGTTCATGAAGCTGGGGGCAAAATTGCTATGCAGATTTTACATACTGGACGCTATTCTTATCAGGCAAATAACGTTGCTCCTTCAGCAATTCAAGCACCGATTAACCCAATTAAGCCAAAAGCTTTAAGTTCTGCCGAAGTGCAGCAGACCATTGATGACTTTGCAAACTGCGCCAAACTTGCTCAGTATGCGGGTTATGATGGTGTGGAAATCATGGGTTCTGAAGGTTATTTAATTAATGAGTTCATTGCCGCGCGTACGAATCATCGTGATGATGAATGGGGTGGTAGCTACGAAAACCGTATTCGTTTTCCTATTGAAATCGTAAAACGTACGCGTGCTTTAGTGGGTGAAAACTTTATTATTATTTATCGTCTATCAATGCTTGATTTAGTTGAAGGTGGTTCAAGTATTGAAGAAGTGATTCAGCTTGCAAAAGAAATTGAAAAAGCAGGTGCAACTATTATTAATACAGGGATTGGCTGGCATGAAGCTCGTATCCCAACAATTGCGACCAAAGTTCCTCGTGCTGCGTTTACGTGGGTTACTGAAAAACTTAAAGGTGAAGTCTCTATCCCTTTAGTTACTTCTAACCGAATTAACACACCGGAAATGGCTGAGCATGTGCTGGCATCTGGTCATGCTGATATGGTGTCTATGGCACGTCCAATGCTCGCTGATGCTGAGTTTGTTTTAAAAGCAAGTGAAGGTCGTAGTGATGAAATTAATACATGTATTGGCTGTAACCAAGCTTGTTTAGATCATATTTTCTCAATGAAAATTGCAACTTGTTTAGTGAATCCGCGTGCATGTTATGAAACTGAACTTATTTTTAAAGATGCTCAAGTTCAAAAGAATATTGCTGTTATTGGTGCAGGACCTGCGGGTTTAAGTTTTGCTGTATATGCAGCTGACCGTGGACATCAAGTTAAAGTTTTTGAAGCTAGTCATCAAATTGGTGGCCAATTTAATATTGCAAAGACTGTTCCTGGAAAAGAAGAGTTCTATGAAACCTTACGCTACTTTGGTCGCCAAATTGAGTTGCGACCAAATATTGAGCTAATTTTGAACCATAAAGCAACTTATGAAGAGTTGAGCCAAGCAAATTTTGATGAAATTGTAGTTGCAACTGGTGTAACGCCTCGTCAATTACAATTTGAAGGTATTGATCATCCTAAAGTACTTAGCTACTTACAAGTTTTAAAAGAACGTGTGCCAGTGGGACAGCGTGTAGCCATTATTGGGGCGGGTGGTATTGGTTTTGATACGGCTGAATATCTCACTCATGAAGGTGAAAGTGGTAGTTTAAATCCAGAAAAGTTCTACGAAGAGTGGGGAATTGACACTCAATATGAGCATGTAGGTGGTTTAAAACAGCCAAAAGTTGAGACTTCTGAACGAGAAATTTATCTATTACAACGTAAGACTGCTGTTGTAGGTGCTGGTTTAGGTAAAACTACAGGATGGATTCATCGTGCGGGCCTTAAAAATCGCCAAGTTAAAATGCTTGCAGGCGTTCAATACGACAAAGTAGATGATCAAGGCTTACATATCACTATAGATGGACAACCAAGTGTGCTTGAAGTTGATCATGTTGTGATTTGTGCGGGTCAAGAATCTTTCACTGCAATGTATGACCAATTAAAAACAGACGGTAAAAATGTTCATTTAATTGGTGGTGCTAAAGAAGCTGGGGAGCTAGATGCAAAACGAGCAATACGTCAAGGTGCTGAACTAGCAGCGGTTCTATAA
- a CDS encoding nuclear transport factor 2 family protein has translation MILETTKQSLEKWHHMIQAGNLSNLNDLLADDVVFRSPVAYKPYEGKQVVFFILTNVIQVFENFTYHREFYTEDGENVVLEFSANVSGKSLKGIDMIRFNEHGKIVDFEVMIRPMSGLAALAEQMGIRIAKFQPQ, from the coding sequence ATGATACTTGAAACTACAAAACAGTCTTTAGAAAAATGGCATCACATGATTCAGGCAGGTAATTTGTCCAATCTAAATGATTTACTAGCAGATGACGTAGTTTTTCGTTCACCAGTTGCCTATAAGCCTTATGAAGGAAAGCAGGTCGTTTTCTTCATTCTTACTAATGTTATTCAGGTGTTCGAAAACTTTACATATCATCGTGAGTTCTATACAGAAGATGGCGAGAATGTAGTGCTTGAGTTCAGCGCTAATGTCAGTGGTAAATCATTAAAAGGTATTGATATGATTCGTTTTAATGAACACGGCAAAATTGTTGATTTTGAAGTAATGATTCGTCCAATGAGTGGCTTAGCTGCGCTGGCTGAACAAATGGGTATAAGAATTGCCAAGTTTCAACCACAATAA
- a CDS encoding SGNH/GDSL hydrolase family protein, giving the protein MWLKLSTLALLPVLFVQGTKVRKNTPRLLEASGEREGMVGKGRPLSLLILGDSAAAGVGVETQQDALSGAIISELQDQYLISWKLHAKTGDTTKQVFQALQHLEQQNYDVVVTSIGVNDVTKLTSANSWIKQQKQLFEYIQARFQPKLIIVSGVPPMQHFPALPNPLAWLFGKYAEQMNQVLYKWVEAQNQFRFIQYDIESFQALNLSMASDGFHPSKEIYAIWGQQVAALVRQSFNS; this is encoded by the coding sequence ATGTGGTTAAAACTTTCAACTTTAGCATTGTTACCTGTACTTTTTGTGCAGGGAACAAAGGTTCGTAAGAATACACCACGCTTGCTAGAAGCCAGTGGTGAAAGAGAAGGCATGGTTGGCAAGGGCAGACCATTGTCTCTGCTTATTTTAGGAGACTCTGCCGCAGCGGGAGTTGGTGTTGAAACACAACAAGACGCTTTATCTGGCGCAATTATTTCTGAGTTACAAGATCAATATTTGATAAGTTGGAAGCTTCACGCAAAAACAGGTGATACTACTAAGCAGGTTTTTCAAGCTTTACAGCATTTAGAGCAGCAAAATTATGATGTTGTTGTTACATCTATTGGCGTTAATGATGTGACAAAATTAACGTCAGCAAATTCATGGATAAAACAACAAAAGCAATTATTTGAATATATACAAGCACGTTTTCAACCTAAACTCATTATTGTTTCAGGCGTTCCTCCCATGCAACATTTTCCAGCTTTACCCAATCCATTGGCTTGGTTGTTTGGAAAATACGCGGAGCAAATGAATCAAGTATTATATAAATGGGTAGAAGCACAAAACCAATTTAGATTCATTCAATATGATATTGAAAGTTTTCAAGCATTGAATCTGTCTATGGCAAGTGATGGCTTTCATCCGAGCAAAGAAATTTATGCAATTTGGGGACAGCAGGTTGCAGCATTAGTGCGGCAATCATTTAACTCATAA